Proteins encoded together in one Penicillium digitatum chromosome 1, complete sequence window:
- a CDS encoding Acyltransferase, putative: MTSHLEDRASTSASDIPLKDLESASDSGSTLTTRWNGFSQFHPSYILAHPDELAPKMSQGDWLAYAEDTWHKLTLALTPSFLQHLVGSSPPQPEKLHAIAALDGLRGWACLLVFNFHFFFTYTWKVAIGWGFGGENFGLHQLPFFHMLISGHIMVAIFFILSGYVLSYKPLKTIRSRSLDQTFTVLASGIFRRAFRLYIPAIAGILGVFVAIRLGLYNYSHVVIKEGHTILGTNEQHPHMYKSFFKQIDDLWVTLATLINPFDYALYYNYYNPHLWTIPLEFRSSLILFVVIMGTSRLVAPVRMTAVSGLTWFCIRYGRWEIVLFLLGMLMAEVDLINGTWESSARSAVEDDNITIRLSPGSKTTIRVSRRGLWISLFIVGLYFGSCPNIGFKWTPFYSWLWHITPKTYPEPHRFAQTIGAVLIVFSINHSPDIQKLFTNSLSQYLGKISFAFYVVHGPVLHCLGYSIMPNIWKLTGKETNFQYCLGFLIGWLICLPVSIWLGDVFWRAVDIPSVKFARSLEDRLISKGPTLSRPILATRAG; the protein is encoded by the coding sequence ATGACATCCCACCTCGAAGATCGGGCCTCCACCTCGGCGTCCGATATCCCTTTGAAAGATCTTGAATCTGCCTCGGATTCTGGATCGACGCTCACAACCCGCTGGAATGGCTTTTCGCAATTTCACCCCTCATACATCCTCGCACATCCCGATGAATTGGCACCGAAGATGTCACAAGGAGACTGGCTGGCATATGCCGAAGACACATGGCACAAGTTGACACTTGCGCTCACGCCAAGTTTTCTACAACACTTGGTGGGCAGTTCGCCACCCCAGCCTGAGAAGCTCCATGCCATCGCGGCCCTAGATGGGCTGCGTGGCTGGGCCTGTCTGCTGGTCTTTAACTTCCATTTCTTCTTCACGTATACATGGAAGGTCGCGATAGGATGGGGATTTGGCGGAGAAAACTTTGGACTTCACCAGTTGCCCTTCTTCCATATGCTGATTTCTGGTCACATCATGGTggccatcttcttcatcctctccGGCTACGTTCTGTCATATAAACCGCTGAAAACGATCCGGAGCAGGTCCTTGGATCAAACTTTCACCGTGCTTGCATCGGGAATCTTCCGCCGAGCATTTCGTCTATATATTCCCGCCATTGCTGGAATTCTTGGTGTCTTTGTGGCTATTCGTCTTGGGCTGTACAATTACTCCCATGTCGTCATCAAGGAGGGACACACAATCCTCGGCACTAACGAGCAACATCCACATATGTACAAATCCTTCTTTAAACAAATCGACGACTTGTGGGTCACGTTGGCGACCTTGATAAATCCATTCGACTATGCGCTCTACTACAACTATTACAATCCGCACCTTTGGACAATTCCTCTCGAATTCCGCTCCTCGCTCATCCTATTCGTCGTCATCATGGGAACATCACGCTTGGTGGCACCTGTGCGCATGACAGCAGTTTCTGGCTTGACTTGGTTCTGCATTCGGTATGGTCGCTGGGAAATCGTCCTATTCCTCCTTGGCATGCTGATGGCCGAAGTGGATCTCATTAACGGAACCTGGGAGTCATCCGCACGATCGGCGGTCGAAGACGACAACATAACCATTCGCCTCAGTCCCGGCAGCAAAACCACCATCAGAGTCTCCCGCCGTGGACTATGGATCTCACTATTCATAGTCGGTCTCTACTTCGGTTCATGTCCTAACATCGGTTTCAAATGGACGCCATTCTACAGCTGGCTGTGGCACATCACTCCTAAGACCTACCCGGAACCGCACCGCTTCGCCCAGACCATCGGAGCCGTCCTGATTGTCTTCTCTATCAACCACTCCCCTGATATTCAGAAACTCTTCACAAATTCCCTCTCCCAATACCTAGGCAAGATCTCCTTTGCATTCTACGTCGTCCACGGCCCCGTGCTCCATTGTCTGGGCTACTCCATCATGCCCAACATTTGGAAACTCACCGGCAAAGAGACCAACTTCCAATACTGTCTCGGCTTCCTCATTGGGTGGCTGATCTGCCTTCCCGTCTCCATCTGGCTAGGCGATGTGTTCTGGCGCGCTGTGGACATTCCCAGCGTCAAGTTCGCGCGCTCGCTCGAAGATCGTCTCATTTCCAAGGGCCCGACACTCAGTCGCCCAATTCTGGCTACTCGCGCAGGGTGA